GTCTTTTGAAGATAATTCGGAGCGCATTGAGATACTTCGAGGAATGCTTAAAGATTTGTATGAATTCGGGACCACCAGGTTCCATGGTGACGTTGTTAGTTTTACACGCGAGTTCAGGAGACACGAAAGCCATTGGATAAAATGCAGGCTATACCATTTGCTTGTCGGCAGCACTCCACCGGATTGCTGTCTCTTGTTTGATGGTGAAGGCGAATATTCAATCGAGCATTTTATCAGAGAATCATGGGCTGCCCTTTCTTTCGTGCCCAGGCGGAAGCGTTTGAAAATCGGGCTGAAAAAATGCAAAATCAATTCCAGGAACACCTTCTGTTCCATCATTTGAAGCCAGCCTAATCCTAGCAAGGCCGGAAACCTTTAAACCCAGTAAGTTTGAACTGTGTTGTTGGAATCCATCCTGTTGTTTGGGGCGAATTTCAAGATTTAGTGTGGCTAGGGTGCGAATAAGGGAAAATGTCTAACAAAATAAGGTTTTGTCCTGAATCTTAATGATATCTTCATGTTAGATATGATAGCATTGCTGCCATAAACTAAGTTCAACCTCTTGGATGTGATACTTATAATAGATAATGATTTCAACCATCGTGGATAGCCCAGTATCTGCTTCATTCGATAATGAAGGTGCAGACCGCATCGAGATGCTTCGAAGGATGCTGGTGGATCTCTATGAGTTTTCATCATTCAGAATTCATGGAGATATTGTGATGTTTTCAAGATTTCTCCAGAGGCACGAAGATGATCTGGAGAGCTGCTTGCTTTATCATGTTTTGGTCGGCAGTACTCCGCCGGAAAGCTGTACTTTCTTGGATTTAGATGGAGAGTACTCAATTGAGCTTTTTATTCGAGAGGCATGGATGGCTTTATCTTTTTTGCCTTCTCGCAAACGTTTGAGAATTAGTTTAAGTAAGTCACAAATAGAGGAACAGTATCAACGGAAATGTAATCAAACGGATTCCTTATCCTCTTCAGGAATTTATCTTTGCCGATAGTTAATCCGTCACGCTGATGCGAAAGAAGGCTCTTTCAGAGTCCAGGTCGGTGTAAATTTCCAGGATGACTGGTTCGGTTTTAGTCGCTCTGAAGGAATCGATTGTTTCCCAGGTTTGCAAGTCGCTTGAGGCTTGTATTTCATAACGGTTTGAAGCGACGACGTCATACTCAACCAGGATAAGGTTGTCCTCTCCCGGTGTCCCCAGACCTGAACCACCGAGGACGATTATGGGAACCGGAGATGTGTTTGCTATGTTTGGATCCGTATTGAGCAGTTGCTCAATTTTATTGCTTAAACCGTCATTATCCGGATCAATGGATTTCTTAGTAATTCCCGGTATGTCATCGGGAAAATAGAAGAGAATGTAGGACATGTATTTACGGTCACGTACCTGGTCTACATCTGTTGGGTAAACGCCGAAATTGTGGTCTCCAAACTCGGTATACTTCCGGGTATCTGTGCTGCTGTCTACGGGCTCAGAGGATGCAATGACGGCGGAAGAGACTCTGCCCGGATCGAATTGTGACGATGCGACTGCGAAAGAGGCGACCACCATGTCCTCCGTGTCCGCAGTGGTTTGGGTGGTAGTATCCACCGTGATATAGTTTTCGTCATGGGTGCTGAGCTGCGATGGATAAGCCAGGATGTGCACATCGTAAGTTGTATCAGTTTCCACGTCGTAGAAGCGCCAGAAGCCATCGTCGTTCGTCACTGTTTTGAGGTCCGTATTTGCATCGTAGGTGTCATTGTCGTTCTGATCGAGAAAGAGCATGACGCCCTGGATGCCTGATTCGTCATCGTCGAAAAGGCCATCGGAATTAGTGTCCTCAAAGACGTAGCCCGAGATGGAATCGAGCAGGTTGACGTCGAAATCGACTTCGGTCGATTCATTCGAAACATAGGTCGTTGTGACCAAGTCTTTGTCGGTATCATTATCTTGATAGCCATGAGGAACAACAACCCCAATGGTAACACTACCCGTGTCGACATCATCAAAGACGTAATTCCCCTCACTGTCAGTCAGCGTGCTTGGCTCAGAACTGGCATCATATTGAAAATCACCGTCAGTATCCAGAAACACACGAAAGCCTTCCAGGGGGTTCGTCTTGTCAGTGTCATAGACAACCCCATAGACCGGTGATTCTATCGTAAAGGCATCGGAATAGGCACTGTATCCAGTCGACTGCTGACCATTCGAGATACTTGCATAAAAATAGACGGTTCCGTCCTGAACCTGTGTGACGTTTTTAACGGTCCATACCATATCAAAAATTCTGTAAGTGTATCCGAGCGTTGTTATGTCCCCTTCGGAGTTGTAGGGGATGTTCGACATAATGGGTGTTCCGTCGTGACCGGTGTTATCAGTATCCGCGAAGATAGTTATATATGTATCGCCAGCATATTTATCCGGAGCCGTTGCATGTAGATTGATATCGAGCTTTTGCCCGGCGTGGAGCACAGAATCTGTTGAGTCGCTGGTGACGCACCATGCACTTTTGTAAGAGCTATAACTGTAAGTGAACAAATTATCATGATCAACAGATGACCAGGCATCATGGCATGATTCGAGAGGATTAAACGCGGATACTGAGGTGATTACGGCATCATCATCCTCAATATCGGCAATAAGAACAGAAGGCTTCGCAAGGCCATCGTATTGTGTGATGGTCGGTTCATTTATTGTAACAATGCCTCCAAGTTCCAGTGATTCCGGATATTGGAATGTAATGACTACGGTTCCAGGTACTAGCTCATCGATAACAGTTTCTCCGTTGATTGGACTCTGTTTGATCCAGCCTTGGGTGCTGACTTTGGCTCCCTGCGAATTAGTGAAATCGAGAAGCAGTGAACCAGAGCCGGAATCGCCATCGGCTTTGGTGGTGAAAGCACCGTCAGTGAAATCCATCACAGTCATGCTTAATGGTTGAGCGTGATAAGTCTTTTCGGCGACCAAGTCTATGATAGTACCAGTCATGGTGATTTTCATCTCAGAGATGTCCTGCACGGTCCCACTGCCATCGTCCAGGTACCAACTCATGTCAGCAATGAATGAACTGGCGCCCTCGAATTCGAAAGTATAAGTCTGCTGGGCATAGGTGATACCTTCGTTTTCGATCGTTTGTTCAACGTCCTCAATGTCATTATTGATGTTATCAATGTCTCCACTGCCAATAAAGACGATGTCTCCACCATCAAATTTGTATTTGATACCGGCCTCCTCGGTATCGCCAAACATGTGAATTTCGACCCAGGCCGCAGCAAAGCTTTTGGAGCCATCTTCCATATCAACGAGGAGATCGAAGTCGATCTCACCAAGATCTTCACCACCAATCAACGGAATGCCACTCGGAACACGAACCTCTGCGCTCGCTTGCATGATAATGTACTCGCTTGTAATGACAAGTTTATCGGTGATCTTGAACCCGTAGTCAGAGGGCAGATATACGTCACTGCTAAGCGAATATACCTGATTGGCCCAGTTTATGTTCATTTCGCCATCGCCTCTGAAAATCAATGCGTCCCAATCGTCGCCATCTTCATAGGCGCCAAAGTAAACCGAGTCACTGATCACGAGTTTGGTTTTATCCACATAGACCTCTCCCTCCATATAGGCCAGGGTGACATCAGTGCTGCCAATGCCGATCTGGCCGCCGAACTCCAGACCGATGGTGCCATCAAAGATCAGGTCAGCCGGCTGGTCCAGGTTTTCCAGCGTAACGCTCATTTCGGCAACGTCGACACCGGTATCGAGGACCTCGATGCCTTCGGAGGTGCCAGTCGCTTTATACTCCAGAAAGATATCGCTTATTTTGCCGTTGTCGACCACTACCTCGGCATCAACTTCACCTTCCAGTTCGGGGATATAGATATCTACCGTGATATCCACAATGATTTCGTCAGTGTTGTCGCGACTGTAATCCACGGCGACTTCCTGAAGTTGCGCAAAGCCGAGATTGATCCTGTCGACTTCAATGGCGAGATCGTCGATCATCCAGGTGTTGTCGACAATCTCAATGCCGGGATTGTCACTGTCGCCGAGGGTAATGACGGTATCCCATAAGGCATCGAGCTCCGCCTCGCCGTAGACCGTGTAGGTGGTGTTGTCGGAAGTGTAGGTGATGGTGAGGGGGTTGTCTTCCGGTGACTTGAATTCAAAGCCGCCCAGACTGATATCAGTGGAGATACCAATGTCGACAGATTCCACGATCCCTCCTTCAATCTCAAAACCTGGTGTGTCGGCATCCCCGAGGAAGGCATCGATTTC
The Rubellicoccus peritrichatus DNA segment above includes these coding regions:
- a CDS encoding SdrD B-like domain-containing protein encodes the protein MTRFSLIKALLMRLTTIRQLVPNRNAFTLILIAKLAVMTGASANTAPAGDLVLEGITVDADSLTFTSTNDGGWSASGQSTVTFGSESFTVTMEDTDGNDGLLIDSGNNLISLTAMVETDFEFYGASFAVDSDNPLTFIYDSDDAQYIFFGSASLEFNDGSNADPLTVTLGDADTPGLIIDGGDLSGFSFGITDDMTYDGVVIEIGSAGGPFTFVYDSMEDLYESYGDVSIRYDGTDTTFTATLGNIDNPGIVLSSNDSSQLILESLNATVSGSFSVDSLDFDVDALTLIYNQSTDFYEIDGTVSVAIESNMVSATFGYDAINGDGSTTSYPGMRIKDGDLVGVDFIIMESIDIAGVTIETIDDGIGFSHTGIDDYYYAFGGIQISFGDQDVEFDAGTYDSPGIILSADAITYALELELLLISVSGDMNFYGVEFVPDDVTINYSKIGNADYSNVDNVFEIYGDITVGVDGVDVSGFLGTSDNPGFAFADGVLNNFDVGISESITLSGLTIETTGDYLGVSYNETSEVFELFGGLSVTFDNQTLGIQAGTSDAPGMELVGDSNNHFVLQSLDATLTADFSLYGIDINLGDDGVTFIYNSTDDLYEVYGEVDVVIEGDEIDAFLGDADTPGFEIEGGIVESVDIGISTDISLGGFEFKSPEDNPLTITYTSDNTTYTVYGEAELDALWDTVITLGDSDNPGIEIVDNTWMIDDLAIEVDRINLGFAQLQEVAVDYSRDNTDEIIVDITVDIYIPELEGEVDAEVVVDNGKISDIFLEYKATGTSEGIEVLDTGVDVAEMSVTLENLDQPADLIFDGTIGLEFGGQIGIGSTDVTLAYMEGEVYVDKTKLVISDSVYFGAYEDGDDWDALIFRGDGEMNINWANQVYSLSSDVYLPSDYGFKITDKLVITSEYIIMQASAEVRVPSGIPLIGGEDLGEIDFDLLVDMEDGSKSFAAAWVEIHMFGDTEEAGIKYKFDGGDIVFIGSGDIDNINNDIEDVEQTIENEGITYAQQTYTFEFEGASSFIADMSWYLDDGSGTVQDISEMKITMTGTIIDLVAEKTYHAQPLSMTVMDFTDGAFTTKADGDSGSGSLLLDFTNSQGAKVSTQGWIKQSPINGETVIDELVPGTVVITFQYPESLELGGIVTINEPTITQYDGLAKPSVLIADIEDDDAVITSVSAFNPLESCHDAWSSVDHDNLFTYSYSSYKSAWCVTSDSTDSVLHAGQKLDINLHATAPDKYAGDTYITIFADTDNTGHDGTPIMSNIPYNSEGDITTLGYTYRIFDMVWTVKNVTQVQDGTVYFYASISNGQQSTGYSAYSDAFTIESPVYGVVYDTDKTNPLEGFRVFLDTDGDFQYDASSEPSTLTDSEGNYVFDDVDTGSVTIGVVVPHGYQDNDTDKDLVTTTYVSNESTEVDFDVNLLDSISGYVFEDTNSDGLFDDDESGIQGVMLFLDQNDNDTYDANTDLKTVTNDDGFWRFYDVETDTTYDVHILAYPSQLSTHDENYITVDTTTQTTADTEDMVVASFAVASSQFDPGRVSSAVIASSEPVDSSTDTRKYTEFGDHNFGVYPTDVDQVRDRKYMSYILFYFPDDIPGITKKSIDPDNDGLSNKIEQLLNTDPNIANTSPVPIIVLGGSGLGTPGEDNLILVEYDVVASNRYEIQASSDLQTWETIDSFRATKTEPVILEIYTDLDSERAFFRISVTD